Proteins encoded together in one Pseudoalteromonas xiamenensis window:
- a CDS encoding cytochrome b: MNHSSSTRYNQWSIMLHWIMFLLIAATFASIELRVLFDKGTPERDAMKMWHFMLGLSVFFLVWLRIVVRVVTTAPPISPEPARWQALLAKIGHLALYVFMIGMPLAGWLILSGEGKTIPFFGLELPALIEPNKSLAHDIEEVHEAVGELGYWLIGLHALAAIIHHHVLKDNTMLRISLIKKQ; the protein is encoded by the coding sequence ATGAATCATTCCAGTTCAACTCGTTACAACCAGTGGTCGATTATGCTCCACTGGATTATGTTTTTACTGATTGCTGCAACGTTTGCTTCAATCGAATTAAGAGTGTTATTCGACAAAGGAACACCTGAGCGTGATGCGATGAAAATGTGGCATTTTATGCTCGGGTTGTCTGTGTTTTTTCTCGTTTGGCTGCGCATCGTCGTGCGAGTTGTTACGACAGCTCCGCCGATTAGTCCTGAACCAGCTAGATGGCAGGCGTTGTTAGCGAAAATAGGGCACCTCGCCTTGTATGTGTTTATGATTGGCATGCCCTTAGCCGGTTGGTTAATTCTCAGTGGTGAAGGCAAAACTATCCCTTTCTTTGGTTTAGAACTGCCAGCGCTCATCGAGCCTAATAAGTCACTTGCGCACGATATTGAAGAAGTCCACGAAGCGGTTGGCGAATTGGGTTATTGGTTAATAGGTCTTCATGCGTTGGCCGCTATCATTCATCACCACGTGCTAAAAGACAATACGATGCTACGTATTTCACTGATTAAAAAGCAGTAA